From one Stieleria sp. JC731 genomic stretch:
- the moaA gene encoding GTP 3',8-cyclase MoaA, with the protein MDQPIKLTDRFGRVHRSLRLSVTDRCNLRCFYCMPAEGATFVPRPTLLTFEEITRIVRLLSERCGIKKLRLTGGEPLVRREITKLVAMLAELESLTELSLTTNAVLLESMAAELRQAGLNRINISLDTLDEATFEKLTRRQGLDKVLRGIDAAIAAGFERIKLNTTAIRGVTEDAIVRLVRFAFDKGVQIRFIEFMPLDAERNWTDQGVLSGDDIRQIIEANFGPMMDCRTDPSQPATDFEVAGYGSIGLIESVSKPFCESCDRIRLTADGSIRNCLFSQDEFPIRDLLRSGASDGELIERFAMAVEGKQPGHGIGEAGFVPPDRPMYSIGG; encoded by the coding sequence ATGGATCAGCCCATCAAGCTTACCGATCGATTCGGACGGGTTCACCGTTCGCTGCGTCTGAGCGTGACAGACCGCTGCAACCTGCGATGTTTCTATTGCATGCCTGCCGAAGGGGCGACCTTCGTGCCTCGGCCCACCTTGCTGACTTTTGAAGAGATCACTCGCATTGTTCGTTTACTAAGCGAGCGTTGTGGGATCAAGAAACTTCGCCTGACCGGCGGCGAGCCCTTGGTGCGGCGCGAAATCACGAAGCTTGTCGCGATGTTGGCAGAACTCGAAAGCCTGACCGAGCTATCGCTGACGACCAACGCGGTCTTATTGGAATCGATGGCGGCTGAACTTCGTCAAGCCGGACTGAACCGAATCAACATCAGCCTTGATACCCTAGATGAGGCGACGTTCGAAAAGCTGACTCGCCGCCAAGGCCTGGACAAAGTCTTGCGGGGAATCGATGCGGCGATCGCGGCGGGATTCGAACGCATCAAACTAAACACCACCGCGATTCGCGGCGTTACCGAAGACGCGATCGTTCGCTTAGTACGTTTCGCATTCGACAAAGGAGTGCAGATTCGTTTCATCGAATTCATGCCATTGGACGCCGAACGTAATTGGACCGATCAAGGCGTTCTTAGCGGCGATGACATCCGCCAGATCATCGAAGCGAACTTCGGCCCGATGATGGACTGTCGAACCGACCCGTCGCAACCGGCGACGGACTTTGAGGTGGCCGGCTACGGTTCGATCGGGCTGATCGAATCGGTGTCCAAACCGTTCTGTGAATCTTGCGACAGGATTCGATTAACCGCCGACGGGTCGATTCGAAATTGTCTGTTCTCTCAGGACGAATTTCCGATCCGAGATCTGCTGCGAAGCGGTGCCAGCGATGGCGAGTTAATTGAGCGATTCGCAATGGCTGTGGAGGGAAAACAACCCGGCCATGGGATTGGCGAGGCCGGGTTCGTTCCCCCTGATCGCCCGATGTACTCCATCGGCGGCTAG
- a CDS encoding SDR family oxidoreductase has translation MNDLFQLNDDVATVIGGTGELGGLMAEAVGSYGAKVAVLGRNAERGNARAQKIIDAGGQAKFFAADGLKAESLDDARKAIADWAGAPTSVLINAAGGNRPEATIPPGGDFCKLPLDAWRDVFDLNLVGGALLPCQIFGQDMIDAGVGSIINIASMSGMIPLSRVVAYSAAKSAVINLTMWLSREWATTGVRVNAISPGFFPAEQNRKLLFNDDGSYTERGGQIIGHTPMGRFGNPDELAGATVWLASRNASSFVTGQNIAIDGGFASVTI, from the coding sequence ATGAACGATCTATTTCAATTAAACGACGATGTGGCGACCGTGATCGGCGGTACGGGTGAACTTGGCGGCCTGATGGCGGAGGCTGTCGGATCCTATGGTGCCAAAGTTGCCGTGCTGGGCCGAAACGCCGAACGTGGCAACGCTCGCGCTCAAAAAATCATCGACGCTGGTGGCCAAGCCAAGTTTTTCGCCGCCGACGGTCTGAAGGCCGAATCGCTTGACGATGCCCGCAAAGCGATCGCGGATTGGGCTGGTGCACCGACATCAGTGCTGATCAATGCGGCAGGCGGGAATCGGCCTGAGGCGACCATCCCACCCGGTGGTGACTTTTGTAAGTTGCCCCTGGATGCGTGGCGTGACGTGTTCGATTTGAACTTGGTTGGCGGGGCCTTGTTGCCATGCCAAATTTTCGGCCAAGACATGATCGACGCCGGCGTCGGTAGCATCATTAATATCGCTTCGATGAGCGGCATGATTCCGTTGTCTCGCGTCGTTGCGTACTCGGCCGCTAAAAGTGCGGTGATTAATCTGACGATGTGGCTCTCACGCGAATGGGCGACCACCGGAGTCCGCGTTAACGCAATCAGCCCCGGATTCTTTCCGGCCGAGCAGAATCGCAAATTGCTTTTCAACGACGATGGAAGCTACACCGAACGTGGCGGCCAGATCATTGGGCACACCCCGATGGGTCGGTTCGGCAATCCCGATGAATTGGCCGGCGCGACCGTCTGGCTGGCCAGCCGCAATGCGTCATCGTTCGTTACCGGACAAAACATTGCCATCGATGGCGGCTTCGCTTCGGTCACCATTTGA
- a CDS encoding sugar kinase, with translation MIELRSDAKYSLIIPTSMGIRLTPVDHQPFHCSDTFKMQATSAESNVGSVSSFLGLPVKILTAFVEGSPIARFIKDDLARRHMDYEGPEFVQDNPWGVRHQINMADSGWGSRGPRVQNDRAGEVGRKLNVKDFDLERIFGGEGAKIVHMSGLIAALSEETSQFCLEIARAAKKHNARISFDLNHRASFWVGREEELSAAFKEIASLSDILIGNEEDFQLCLDIEGPEAGGKDIGAKIDGFKEMIGRVKKEYGGATLFATTLREVESANHHHWGAIVSHGDDFVVVEPRSIGVYDRIGGGDGFVGGLLYGVLNGWDAEKSTQFGWATGALAATSATDYGQPADEDQVWSIWKGNARVQR, from the coding sequence ATGATCGAATTACGTTCCGATGCCAAATACTCGTTGATCATCCCAACCAGCATGGGCATCCGCCTGACGCCAGTTGACCATCAACCGTTTCATTGCAGCGACACCTTCAAGATGCAAGCGACCAGCGCCGAATCCAACGTCGGCAGCGTGTCGTCGTTCCTCGGCTTGCCAGTCAAAATCCTGACGGCGTTCGTCGAAGGCAGCCCGATCGCACGATTCATCAAAGACGACTTGGCTCGCCGTCACATGGATTATGAAGGCCCCGAATTTGTCCAAGACAATCCTTGGGGCGTTCGGCACCAAATCAACATGGCCGACAGTGGCTGGGGATCGCGCGGTCCTCGTGTCCAAAACGACCGTGCCGGCGAGGTCGGACGTAAACTGAACGTCAAAGATTTCGATCTCGAACGGATCTTCGGTGGCGAAGGTGCCAAAATCGTTCACATGAGCGGACTGATCGCGGCGCTTTCGGAAGAAACCAGCCAGTTCTGCCTGGAGATCGCGCGAGCGGCGAAGAAGCACAACGCGCGTATCTCGTTCGACCTCAATCACCGAGCGTCGTTCTGGGTTGGCCGTGAAGAAGAACTCTCAGCCGCCTTCAAAGAGATCGCCAGCCTGTCTGACATCCTGATCGGCAACGAAGAAGATTTCCAACTTTGCTTGGATATCGAAGGCCCCGAAGCGGGTGGCAAAGACATCGGTGCAAAGATCGATGGCTTTAAAGAAATGATCGGACGCGTGAAGAAGGAATACGGCGGCGCGACCTTGTTCGCGACGACTTTGCGAGAAGTCGAATCGGCAAACCATCACCACTGGGGCGCGATCGTTTCCCACGGCGATGACTTCGTCGTTGTCGAGCCACGTTCCATCGGCGTTTACGATCGAATCGGCGGCGGAGACGGATTCGTTGGCGGTCTGCTGTACGGCGTCCTCAATGGCTGGGATGCCGAAAAGAGCACTCAGTTCGGATGGGCAACCGGGGCTTTGGCCGCAACTTCGGCAACCGATTACGGGCAGCCAGCTGACGAAGACCAAGTCTGGAGCATCTGGAAAGGCAACGCTCGCGTCCAACGCTAG
- a CDS encoding rhomboid family protein, with amino-acid sequence MGLYDRDYGRDDELSPWERHQRSQQPKSIAIILLAVTCGAWVLDILTTRNAGGVRVSVIGEWLACYGTTVIHPWYWYQFLTYGFVHDIERPFHILFNMFNLYFFGRALEMRLGRWEFLRFYLASIVFAGILGAVTYWIIGNPNGSFIGASGAVSALLILFVCFDPHAELDLFGAIRVKALWIVAAFLIWNVLGSLQMFSAAGQAGGGTAFTVHLAGAAFGYLYHAQRWNFSWLDPTGFRRSLRTSVRQTKLKIHDPDSKLQKEEQEVDQILAKIHESGEESLTRAERRTLERHSRRQREMRNK; translated from the coding sequence ATGGGACTGTACGACCGCGACTATGGTCGCGATGACGAATTGTCACCTTGGGAGCGCCATCAGCGATCTCAACAACCTAAAAGCATCGCCATCATCTTGCTGGCGGTGACTTGTGGTGCTTGGGTTCTCGATATCTTGACCACCAGGAACGCGGGCGGAGTTCGCGTCAGCGTCATCGGCGAATGGCTGGCTTGCTACGGCACCACGGTGATTCACCCGTGGTATTGGTACCAGTTTCTGACTTATGGGTTCGTGCACGATATCGAACGGCCGTTCCATATCCTGTTCAATATGTTCAACCTGTACTTCTTTGGCCGGGCATTGGAAATGCGGCTGGGGAGATGGGAATTCCTGCGTTTCTACCTGGCCTCGATCGTGTTCGCCGGGATTCTTGGCGCAGTGACCTACTGGATCATTGGAAATCCTAACGGCAGTTTCATTGGGGCCAGCGGGGCCGTATCAGCTTTGTTGATACTGTTCGTCTGCTTTGACCCACATGCCGAACTGGATCTCTTTGGTGCAATTCGAGTCAAAGCACTTTGGATTGTTGCGGCATTCTTGATTTGGAACGTACTCGGTTCACTGCAAATGTTCAGCGCCGCGGGCCAAGCCGGCGGTGGTACCGCGTTCACAGTTCACCTTGCCGGTGCGGCATTCGGTTATCTGTATCACGCACAGCGGTGGAATTTCAGTTGGTTGGACCCGACTGGCTTTCGGCGGTCACTCAGAACTTCGGTGCGACAGACGAAGTTAAAGATCCATGATCCTGATTCAAAGCTTCAAAAAGAAGAGCAGGAAGTTGATCAGATTCTGGCTAAAATTCATGAGTCGGGTGAAGAGAGTTTGACCCGAGCCGAAAGGCGAACCTTGGAACGCCACAGCCGCCGCCAGCGCGAAATGCGCAACAAATAA